The following are encoded together in the Cynocephalus volans isolate mCynVol1 chromosome 4, mCynVol1.pri, whole genome shotgun sequence genome:
- the HBB gene encoding hemoglobin subunit beta, whose protein sequence is MVHLTPEEKSEVTDLWSKVNVEDVGGEALGRLMVVYPWTRRFFGHFGDLSSADAIMHNPKVKAHGKKVLSAFSDGLQHLDHLKETFAKLSELHCDKLHVDPENFRLLGNVLVVVLAHHFGKDFTPHVQSSYQKVVSGVANALAHKYH, encoded by the exons AGGTCACTGACCTGTGGAGCAAGGTGAACGTGGAAGACGTTGGTGGTGAGGCCCTGGGCAG GCTGATGGTTGTCTACCCATGGACCCGGAGGTTCTTTGGGCACTTTGGGGACCTGTCCTCTGCTGATGCTATTATGCACAACCCTAAGGTGAAGGCCCATGGCAAGAAGGTGCTAAGCGCATTTAGTGATGGCCTGCAACACCTGGACCACCTCAAGGAGACCTTTGCTAAACTGAGTGAGCTGCATTGTGACAAGCTGCACGTGGATCCTGAGAACTTCAGG CTCCTGGGCAACGTGCTGGTGGTTGTGCTGGCCCACCACTTTGGCAAGGACTTCACCCCACATGTGCAGTCTTCCTATCAGAAGGTGGTGTCTGGTGTGGCCAATGCTCTGGCTCACAAGTACCACTGA